TCGATGCGGTTGTTGTGCGTGGACAGCCGCAACTCGACAAATGGGTGGCGCGCCTGGAAATCGCGCAGGCGGGGCAGCAGCCAGCCCACCGCGAACGTGCCGACCACGCCCACGGAGAGCACCTCACGCTTCTGTGCCCCTTTGAACGACTCCAGCGTGGCGGACATGCGCGCAAAGGCATCCACCAGCGCGGGCAACAAGGCCAGGCCTTCGTCGGTCAGCGCCAGGCCGCGGGGCACCCGCCGAAACAGCGGTTTTCCCAGGCGCTGCTCCAGGTTCTTCACATGTTGGCTCACGGCGGTCTGCGTGAGGTGAAGCTCCTGCGCGGCGCGCGTGAAGCTCAGGTGCCGCGCCGAGACTTCGAAGGCGCGCAAGGCATTGAGTGGCAGATCCATGGAAAGCCCCAAGTTTTTCTTTGGTAAGGCCTCGATTATTTCCGTTTGAATGCAAGGCAGGACATTTCTACGATACGCGCCTTCTCTTTAACTTTTACAGGAAAACCATGATCCATCGACGCAGCTTCTGCCTGTCTTGCGGCTCCGCCCTTCTTGCGGCATCCCTTCAAAATGCTTGGGCCGATCAAAGCCCCTTGCAAGAGGCTCTGCGCGACATCGAGCGCAAGGCCAAAGGCCGCCTGGGCGTGCACATCATCGACACCAGCACCGGGCTGGAGCTGGGCTGGCGGTCGGAGGAGCGTTTCCTCATGCTCAGCTCGTTCAAGCTGCTGGCCAGCGCCCTGGTGCTGGACCGCGTGGACCGGGGCGTGGAGTCGCTGCAGCGGCGCATCCGGTTCTCCAAGGAGGACCTGGTTTCCTGGTCGCCGGTGACCGAGCGCCATGTGGGCGGCCACGGCATGAGCCTGGCGCAGCTCTGCGAAGCCACCCTCACCACCAGCGACAACACCGCGGCCAACCTTATCCTCGCGAGCTACGGCGGCCCGGCCGCGCTCACCGCCTACGCGCGCCGCCTGGGCGATAGCGAGACACGTCTGGACCGCACCGAACCCGCACTCAACCGCCGCGCCGCCAGTGGCGAACCCTTGGACACCACCACACCGCGCGCCATGGCGAACACGCTGCGCACACTGCTTCTGGGCAAGGCACTCGCGCCCGAATCGCGCGACCGTCTGACGCAATGGCTGCTGGCCAACACCACCGGCGGCAAGCGCTTGCGGGCGGGGCTGCCGGTCGGCTGGCAAATCGGCGAGAAAACGGGCACGGCAGGCGACGACGCGAACGACATCGGCATCGCGTTCCCGGTGCAACGCGCACCGATCATCGTCACCGCCTACCTGGCGGAAAGCGCCACCGATGCAGCGACCAGGGAGAACGCCTTGGCCAGCGTAGGCCGCCTGCTGACACGCATTTAAAGCACGCACACCCAAAGGCCCTCGGTGATCGGGGTTTCCGGCGCAGCCGGTCCGGGGGACACCCGCGGAGCCGGGCACCCCGGTCGCCGAGGGCCGTTCCAGCAGGAGAAGAACCCCAGCAGCGAAAAACTTCAGGAAACGAACAACCCTTTGTGCTCCTCGCGCAAGAGGTTCTTCTGCACCTTCCCCATGGTGTTGCGGGGCAACTCCGCCACCA
The sequence above is a segment of the Hydrogenophaga sp. BPS33 genome. Coding sequences within it:
- the bla gene encoding class A beta-lactamase, encoding MQEALRDIERKAKGRLGVHIIDTSTGLELGWRSEERFLMLSSFKLLASALVLDRVDRGVESLQRRIRFSKEDLVSWSPVTERHVGGHGMSLAQLCEATLTTSDNTAANLILASYGGPAALTAYARRLGDSETRLDRTEPALNRRAASGEPLDTTTPRAMANTLRTLLLGKALAPESRDRLTQWLLANTTGGKRLRAGLPVGWQIGEKTGTAGDDANDIGIAFPVQRAPIIVTAYLAESATDAATRENALASVGRLLTRI